The following are encoded together in the Perca fluviatilis chromosome 23, GENO_Pfluv_1.0, whole genome shotgun sequence genome:
- the lrrc4.1 gene encoding leucine-rich repeat-containing protein 4 yields the protein MCHIMSLLGRVAVHRARKAALLCVVFLMARAWSSASLALAGAAVSQGPQGCPPQCSCSNQQGKVVCTRRGLTRVPPGIPTNTRHLNLMENAIEAVQADSFRHLHHLEVLQLGRNAIRQIEVGAFNGLTSLNTLELFDNRLTVVPSGAFEYLSKLRELWLRNNPIESIPSYAFNRVPSLMRLDLGELRKLEYISEGAFEGLQNLKYLNLGMCNIRGEMPNLSPLKGLEELEISENHFPEIKPGSFKGLRSLKKLWVMNSQISVIERNGFDDLTSLVELNLAHNNLSGVPHDLFSPLRYLVELHLHHNPWNCGCEAVWLARWLREYIPTNSTCCGRCHSPASMRGRQLVEVDRGEGAAVQCSAPFIADAPRDLNISAGRVAELRCRTAPMSSVRWLLPNGTILTHASGHPRISVLNDGTLNFSNVLAVDTGTYTCMVSNAAGNSNASAYLNVSAAELNTSNLSYFTTVTVEVLGPTTEMPKPKTTTTTAAAAGAGVAGGGVGLGTTTTTASPSVFQPVFISTPTVLLQSTDSPSGAAKTSVVPVVTSKPGKSGPSLDEVMKTTKIIIGCFVAVTLLAAVMLIAFYKLRKRHQQRSTVAAARTVEIIQVDEEDLPPPASAAQETALSLPEIRDHNSIHKLDFISHKTDYSFHKPKAEYKPQPDFTLHKPKAEYTTYKPNMDFSSHKFIPDYSTHKSTPDFSLHRPKPDYSQFRQDYSTHKPKAEYSPFKPDFGTHPKTKTDYSPFKPDYGTHPRQKTDLSPFKRDYSTQPKPKHDYSPLRSDYNTQHKPKAEYSPFKPDFGTHPRPKPDYIPFKPDYSTQPKPKTDYSAQRSKTDSTYKPKDPYSSHKTATDYSAFNTDFSPQKADYSAFKSDFSPHTQRPKLDYSPHKMEYSPQKVDYSTLKPKYNTYKPTGHGAKWTENNVGNSLPRTMPSAITAMAEPFVIKTHTKEKVQETQI from the coding sequence ATGTGCCACATCATGAGTCTCCTGGGGCGGGTAGCTGTGCATCGTGCCAGGAAAGCCGCCCTGCTCTGTGTAGTCTTCCTGATGGCGCGAGCGTGGAGCAGCGCCTCCCTGGCCTTGGCAGGGGCGGCAGTGTCTCAGGGACCCCAGGGCTGTCCACCGCAGTGTTCCTGCAGTAATCAGCAGGGGAAGGTGGTGTGCACCCGACGTGGCCTCACCCGTGTGCCCCCCGGCATTCCAACCAACACGCGACACCTCAATCTAATGGAAAACGCCATCGAGGCGGTGCAGGCTGACTCCTTCCGCCACCTGCACCACCTTGAGGTGCTCCAGCTTGGGCGAAATGCCATACGGCAGATTGAGGTGGGCGCGTTTAATGGACTAACCAGCCTCAACACACTGGAGCTGTTTGACAACCGGTTGACGGTGGTGCCCAGTGGGGCCTTTGAGTACCTGTCTAAACTACGAGAACTGTGGCTGAGGAACAACCCCATTGAAAGTATACCCTCCTACGCCTTCAACCGGGTGCCCTCCCTCATGCGATTGGACCTGGGAGAATTACGGAAACTGGAGTACATCTCAGAGGGAGCTTTTGAGGGCCTACAAAACCTCAAGTACCTCAACCTGGGCATGTGCAACATAAGGGGTGAAATGCCAAACCTGAGTCCCCTCAAGGGCCTGGAAGAGCTGGAGATCTCTGAAAATCACTTCCCAGAGATAAAGCCAGGCTCCTTCAAAGGCCTGCGCTCACTGAAAAAGCTCTGGGTGATGAACTCCCAAATCTCAGTGATAGAGCGCAATGGTTTTGACGACCTAACTTCATTGGTGGAGCTTAATCTTGCCCATAATAATCTGAGCGGTGTGCCACATGATCTATTTTCCCCGCTCAGGTACCTGGTGGAGCTCCATCTCCACCATAACCCTTGGAACTGTGGCTGTGAGGCTGTATGGTTAGCACGCTGGCTAAGGGAGTACATCCCTACTAACTCAACTTGCTGTGGACGCTGTCACTCACCTGCCAGCATGAGAGGTCGACAGCTGGTTGAGGTGGACCGAGGTGAGGGCGCTGCAGTCCAGTGTTCTGCACCATTCATTGCTGATGCACCAAGGGACTTAAACATCTCAGCAGGGCGAGTGGCTGAGCTTCGTTGCCGCACAGCCCCAATGTCTTCAGTACGCTGGCTCCTACCCAATGGGACTATCCTGACACATGCCTCTGGTCACCCGAGAATATCAGTCCTCAATGATGGTACCCTTAATTTCTCAAATGTCCTGGCAGTAGACACAGGCACTTATACCTGCATGGTGTCCAATGCAGCTGGGAACTCCAATGCCTCAGCCTACCTTAATGTGAGTGCAGCTGAGCTTAATACATCCAATTTGAGTTACTTCACTACAGTGACTGTGGAGGTCTTGGGGCCAACCACTGAGATGCCCAAACCTAAAACTACCACCACcacagctgctgcagcaggGGCTGGGGTAGCTGGAGGAGGGGTAGGCCTAGGGACAACAACTACAACTGCCTCTCCTTCAGTCTTTCAGCCAGTCTTCATCTCCACACCAACTGTGCTGCTGCAAAGCACTGACAGCCCATCAGGAGCAGCTAAGACATCTGTGGTGCCAGTTGTCACTAGCAAGCCAGGCAAGTCTGGCCCTAGCCTGGATGAAGTGATGAAGACCACTAAGATCATAATAGGTTGCTTTGTAGCAGTGACACTGCTGGCTGCTGTCATGCTCATCGCCTTCTACAAACTGAGAAAGCGCCACCAGCAAAGGAGCACAGTGGCAGCTGCCCGCACTGTGGAGATTATCCAGGTGGATGAGGAGGACCTTCCTCCACCAGCGTCTGCAGCTCAAGAGACGGCTCTCTCATTGCCTGAAATCCGGGACCATAACAGCATACACAAACTGGACTTTATCAGCCACAAGACTGACTATAGCTTTCACAAACCCAAGGCCGAATACAAACCCCAGCCTGATTTTACCCTTCACAAGCCGAAGGCTGAGTATACCACATACAAGCCAAATATGGACTTCAGTAGCCACAAATTCATCCCAGATTACAGCACTCACAAATCTACACCAGATTTTAGCCTTCATAGACCAAAGCCTGACTACAGCCAATTTAGGCAGGACTACAGCACTCACAAACCTAAAGCAGAATACAGCCCATTCAAACCAGACTTTGGCACTCACCCAAAAACTAAAACAGACTACAGCCCGTTCAAACCAGATTATGGCACTCATCCTAGGCAGAAAACTGACCTCAGCCCATTCAAACGAGATTACAGCACCCAACCAAAACCTAAACATGACTACAGCCCATTAAGATCGGACTACAACACACAGCATAAACCTAAGGCTGAATACAGTCCATTCAAGCCAGACTTTGGCACTCACCCAAGACCTAAACCTGATTACATCCCATTTAAGCCTGACTATAGCACTCAGCCTAAACCCAAAACAGACTACAGTGCCCAGAGATCTAAAACTGACAGTACCTACAAACCCAAGGACCCTTACTCTTCCCATAAGACTGCAACCGATTACAGCGCCTTTAACACCGACTTCAGCCCCCAGAAAGCGGATTACAGCGCCTTCAAGTCTGACTTTAGCCCACACACTCAGAGACCTAAACTTGATTATAGTCCACACAAAATGGAATACAGCCCCCAAAAAGTGGACTACAGCACTCTAAAGCCCAAATATAACACCTACAAACCAACTGGCCATGGGGCTAAATGGACAGAAAACAATGTTGGGAACTCTTTGCCTCGAACCATGCCCAGCGCCATTACAGCAATGGCTGAGCCCTTCGTCATAAAAACTCACACCAAGGAGAAGGTGCAGGAGACTCAGATTTAA